A region of Catenibacterium mitsuokai DNA encodes the following proteins:
- a CDS encoding RNA-guided endonuclease InsQ/TnpB family protein has translation MYLTVKQQVKHLSKEDYRSIKELCHIAKNLTNQAIYNIRQHYFAEGKYLNYEKNYALLKSSDNYRTLNSNMAQQILKEVDGSFKSFFGLLKKAKQGKYALKDCRLPRYLPKDGYTTLVIGFVRLKGNKLILPYSNSFRKTHKAVEITIPPILLDKKVKEIRIIPKADARFFEIQYTYEAECIQRNLNTTNALALDLGINNLVTAVSSKGETFIIDGRRLKSINQWFNKKNARLQSIKDKQDYGRKPTNRQKALARRRNNRINDYMNKTARRVIDYCIDHDIGTLVVGYNETFQKDSNIGRRNNQTFVNIPYGKLRDKLEYLCELNGITLVMQEESYTSKASFWDKDVIPVYKSDDTEEYHFSGKRIHRGQYRTASGQVLNADVNGVLNIMRKSRVVDVNILYSRGEVDTPIRIRIA, from the coding sequence ATGTATCTTACAGTCAAGCAGCAGGTAAAGCATCTGTCCAAGGAAGACTATCGTTCCATCAAGGAATTATGTCATATTGCAAAGAATCTTACTAATCAGGCAATCTATAACATCAGACAGCATTACTTTGCAGAAGGCAAGTATCTCAATTATGAGAAGAACTATGCACTTCTGAAGTCGTCTGATAACTATAGAACGCTTAATTCCAATATGGCACAGCAGATACTGAAGGAAGTAGATGGCTCATTTAAATCATTCTTTGGTCTTCTTAAAAAGGCAAAGCAGGGAAAGTATGCACTTAAGGACTGCAGACTTCCACGCTATCTTCCGAAGGATGGATATACTACACTTGTCATTGGATTTGTAAGACTTAAAGGGAATAAGCTCATACTTCCATATTCAAACAGCTTCAGAAAGACACATAAGGCTGTTGAGATTACTATTCCACCTATACTGCTTGATAAGAAAGTGAAGGAAATACGTATCATACCAAAGGCAGATGCCAGGTTCTTTGAAATTCAGTATACCTATGAAGCTGAATGCATTCAAAGGAATCTCAATACAACAAATGCACTGGCATTAGATCTAGGTATCAATAATCTTGTCACTGCAGTATCAAGTAAAGGTGAAACATTCATCATCGATGGAAGAAGACTGAAGTCCATTAACCAGTGGTTCAACAAGAAAAATGCAAGATTACAGTCCATCAAGGATAAGCAGGACTATGGCAGGAAGCCGACCAACAGACAGAAGGCATTAGCACGCAGGCGCAACAATAGAATAAATGACTACATGAACAAGACTGCACGCAGGGTGATTGATTACTGTATCGATCATGATATTGGAACTCTTGTTGTGGGCTATAATGAAACATTTCAGAAGGATTCCAACATAGGCAGAAGAAACAATCAGACTTTCGTCAATATTCCATATGGAAAGCTGAGAGACAAGCTTGAATATCTCTGTGAACTGAATGGCATCACACTTGTAATGCAGGAGGAGTCCTATACATCAAAAGCAAGCTTCTGGGATAAGGATGTCATACCAGTCTATAAGAGTGATGATACTGAAGAATATCATTTCAGTGGAAAGAGAATACATCGTGGACAGTATAGAACAGCCAGTGGACAAGTTCTGAATGCAGATGTGAATGGTGTATTAAATATCATGCGTAAAAGTAGAGTTGTGGATGTAAACATCCTATACAGTAGAGGCGAAGTGGACACGCCTATAAGAATAAGGATTGCCTAG
- a CDS encoding DUF6198 family protein — MKELNYKRIGIYLLGLLILGCGIDLNTKTQLGVSPIISVAYNIAYLTHIPIGVMTFIYYVLLVIIQWILLGKKFDYFQFLQIPASLVTSLFIQIFYGVIPVASSYSSRLMMLIFAIVITGIGASLTVGMKIVPNPADGLASVIGEKCHKGFGFGKNLFDGISIIISLIIGFVFTGGILGIGLGTVISMIFTGRVIAVLETSISRLYSSVTEIEFVE, encoded by the coding sequence ATGAAGGAACTGAATTACAAAAGAATTGGAATTTATCTTCTTGGATTATTGATTTTAGGCTGTGGTATTGATCTCAATACAAAGACACAATTAGGTGTGTCACCCATCATCTCTGTAGCCTATAATATCGCCTATCTCACTCATATTCCTATTGGTGTAATGACTTTTATCTATTATGTTTTACTTGTCATTATTCAATGGATTTTACTCGGTAAGAAGTTTGATTATTTTCAATTCTTACAGATTCCAGCCAGTCTTGTCACAAGCCTCTTTATTCAGATATTTTATGGAGTTATTCCTGTCGCTTCTAGTTATTCATCACGTTTAATGATGCTTATTTTTGCGATTGTAATTACGGGTATTGGGGCATCACTCACTGTAGGTATGAAAATAGTACCTAATCCTGCAGATGGCTTAGCAAGTGTTATTGGAGAAAAGTGTCATAAAGGATTTGGTTTTGGTAAGAATCTCTTTGATGGTATTTCTATTATCATTTCACTTATTATAGGCTTTGTCTTTACAGGTGGCATTTTGGGTATTGGACTAGGAACCGTGATTTCTATGATTTTTACAGGTCGAGTTATTGCTGTGCTTGAAACAAGTATTTCTAGATTATATTCTTCTGTCACAGAAATAGAGTTTGTTGAGTGA
- a CDS encoding IS110 family RNA-guided transposase: protein MKIVRPICCGMDVHKNIIVATIGITNKKTRITEYIQETFSTLNPDLLNLKQWLINHKCFDACMESTGKYWIPIFNILEDEINIYLTHPKYVKAIKGKKTDKKDSKWICDLFKHDLIKFSFIPPKEIRALREISRYRYKLVGMRSSERNRYQNCMTVSNIGIGSVFSDPFGKSAQAIMKEVLESDIIEDEKILKCIHGSCKNKDKILDSIKHCNIETDQRFKMNESMTHMEELQVHIDNCEIEMMKRAAPMFDQFMHITQLPGISTLSAILIISEIGVDMKQFESDKQLTCWAGLAPANNESANKKKSVRISKAGQYLKPLLVQCALGAIKDKEGYFGIKYSRIKKRRGHKKAIIAIARMMLVSIYHMILTGETFNPSDYESFRNPKPPIKQQDLTEESAIEFLKKSGFDVSKLTKQ from the coding sequence ATGAAGATTGTTAGACCAATCTGCTGTGGCATGGATGTTCACAAGAATATCATTGTGGCTACAATCGGTATTACTAATAAGAAAACTCGTATTACCGAATACATCCAAGAAACGTTTTCAACTTTAAACCCTGATTTACTGAATCTTAAACAGTGGCTCATTAATCACAAATGCTTTGATGCATGCATGGAATCTACTGGTAAATATTGGATTCCAATTTTCAACATCTTAGAAGATGAAATCAATATTTACTTAACTCATCCAAAATATGTCAAAGCAATTAAAGGGAAGAAAACTGACAAGAAAGATTCAAAATGGATCTGTGATTTATTTAAACATGATCTAATCAAATTTTCTTTTATACCGCCCAAAGAAATAAGAGCTTTACGAGAGATATCTCGCTATCGCTATAAATTGGTTGGAATGCGTTCCTCTGAACGTAATCGATATCAAAACTGTATGACAGTTTCCAATATCGGTATTGGTTCTGTATTTTCAGATCCGTTTGGAAAGTCTGCACAAGCAATCATGAAAGAAGTACTTGAGTCAGATATCATTGAAGATGAGAAAATTTTGAAATGTATCCATGGATCGTGTAAAAATAAAGATAAGATTCTAGATTCCATTAAACACTGCAATATCGAAACTGATCAAAGGTTTAAAATGAATGAGTCAATGACTCATATGGAAGAATTACAAGTCCATATTGATAACTGTGAAATCGAAATGATGAAACGTGCAGCACCAATGTTCGATCAATTCATGCACATCACCCAACTACCAGGTATCAGCACTTTATCTGCAATTCTTATTATTTCAGAAATCGGAGTAGATATGAAACAATTCGAATCAGATAAACAACTAACCTGTTGGGCTGGATTAGCACCTGCAAATAACGAAAGTGCTAATAAGAAAAAATCAGTTCGTATTTCTAAAGCAGGTCAATATTTAAAACCTTTATTAGTTCAGTGTGCTCTTGGAGCAATCAAAGATAAGGAGGGCTATTTTGGAATCAAGTATTCTCGTATCAAAAAGAGACGAGGCCACAAGAAAGCCATTATCGCAATTGCAAGAATGATGCTTGTCAGTATATACCATATGATTCTTACTGGAGAGACATTTAATCCTTCAGATTATGAATCATTTAGAAATCCTAAGCCACCCATAAAGCAACAAGATTTAACAGAAGAATCAGCAATTGAGTTTCTTAAGAAATCAGGTTTTGATGTTTCTAAATTAACTAAACAATAA
- a CDS encoding patatin-like phospholipase family protein produces the protein MKRALVLSGGGSKGAYEAGFLLAAKELNQHFDIVTGTSIGALNGALVAMGDYEGLEYTWNILDMDHVFNNAPDLTDLKDDFMTTSLFNKEEGSNLSELKESIAQQTSLAQSFLRYYFKNKGADNTPFVEHCRGLMDEERLLSSPIDFGICTVQFPSMKACYKTKSEMERGHMLDYLLASSACFPVFPMTEINGNKYIDGGFSDNLPIDLALDMGADEIVVVDMHLVPVHPQYLNRPSILYSCPPVDLGGFMDFNKDALERNKRLGYLMAYKLFGNYEGNQYTFLPSNQTVFHDYYKQLLMMEKEMRGFFNSNSSELTSLLLEANHQMILNLKDYTYITLDFIGELMDFDDLKVYAFEEYKNMIRHAFEKYMEKDYFPQELSLTKVNLSFLQNHLNRESIVGFFLHQMKYKEAMDMKSYYTFCKKELMMASLIYLLIGGLTDEHH, from the coding sequence ATGAAAAGAGCTCTTGTATTAAGTGGCGGAGGATCAAAAGGTGCTTATGAAGCAGGTTTCTTACTTGCTGCAAAAGAATTAAACCAACATTTTGATATTGTGACAGGAACTTCTATTGGTGCTCTTAATGGTGCGTTAGTCGCTATGGGAGACTATGAAGGATTAGAGTATACATGGAATATATTAGATATGGATCATGTTTTTAATAATGCCCCTGATTTGACTGATTTAAAAGATGACTTTATGACAACTTCTTTATTTAATAAGGAAGAGGGAAGTAACTTGTCTGAACTCAAAGAATCCATTGCCCAGCAGACATCACTGGCACAATCTTTTTTAAGATACTATTTCAAAAACAAAGGGGCAGACAATACACCTTTTGTCGAACATTGTCGTGGATTAATGGATGAAGAACGCTTATTGTCTTCACCTATTGATTTTGGTATATGTACAGTGCAGTTTCCAAGCATGAAAGCGTGTTATAAGACAAAATCTGAAATGGAAAGAGGACATATGCTTGATTATTTACTTGCAAGTAGTGCCTGCTTTCCTGTCTTTCCAATGACAGAAATAAATGGTAATAAATATATTGATGGGGGATTTAGCGATAACCTGCCTATTGATCTTGCCTTAGATATGGGTGCCGATGAAATAGTCGTAGTGGATATGCATCTCGTTCCAGTTCATCCACAATATCTTAATCGTCCTTCTATTCTTTATTCATGTCCACCAGTTGATTTAGGTGGTTTTATGGACTTTAATAAGGATGCACTAGAAAGAAATAAGCGTTTGGGCTACTTAATGGCTTATAAGCTATTTGGAAATTACGAAGGCAATCAGTATACTTTTCTTCCTTCAAATCAGACAGTATTTCATGATTACTATAAACAATTATTGATGATGGAAAAAGAAATGAGAGGATTCTTTAATAGTAATTCTTCAGAACTGACATCTTTATTATTAGAAGCCAATCATCAAATGATCTTAAATCTCAAAGACTATACATATATTACTTTAGATTTTATTGGAGAATTAATGGACTTTGATGATTTAAAGGTTTATGCGTTTGAAGAATACAAAAATATGATTCGTCATGCATTTGAGAAATATATGGAGAAGGATTATTTCCCTCAGGAATTAAGTCTGACAAAGGTGAATCTATCTTTCTTACAAAATCATCTCAACAGAGAATCAATTGTGGGATTCTTTCTACATCAAATGAAATACAAGGAAGCAATGGATATGAAGTCGTATTATACGTTCTGTAAAAAGGAACTAATGATGGCTTCACTCATTTATTTATTAATAGGAGGTTTAACAGATGAACATCATTAA
- the malQ gene encoding 4-alpha-glucanotransferase produces MKAGILCPISTLPSSYGVGDFGKNAYTFVNQLKKSDIKIWQILPLNPLAYGNSPYQPYSSYAGDELYIDLEDLVKDGLLEKGELKTFNKQAETVEYEAVRAHKEDLLRLAYKRFEFNDDFKQFVENNKWVEGYALFRTFKLTNEGKPWTEWHEEYKEFPKHQSFELLPFEKEINYQEFLQYYFFKQWYALKKYANDQGIMIIGDMPIYVGLDSADCWLDQEDFLLEEDGTPSFVAGVPPDYFSEFGQRWGNPIYDWDHLEKTNFKFWIDRIHSANKLYDEVRIDHFRGFDTYWKIPASEPTAVVGEWVEAPGYALFDKLFEEYPDTHILAEDLGLLRDEVYELRDHYNFKGMYIFQFHYKDEFDFDKVVVYSGTHDNDTLMGWYSNLDEDTAKEVDLLLEGYKERKKHRQMIHYCMDLPAESVIIPVWDLLGEPETSRFNTPGTIGSPNWEWKMSRFTELNKEMKFMKKIIHDTNRDETL; encoded by the coding sequence ATGAAAGCAGGAATACTATGTCCTATCTCTACACTACCATCGTCTTATGGTGTAGGAGATTTTGGAAAGAACGCATATACATTTGTGAATCAACTAAAGAAATCAGATATAAAGATCTGGCAGATCTTACCACTTAATCCTTTAGCATATGGTAATTCACCTTATCAGCCTTATTCATCTTATGCGGGTGATGAACTTTATATTGATTTAGAAGACTTAGTTAAAGATGGATTACTTGAAAAAGGAGAACTAAAAACATTTAATAAACAGGCTGAAACAGTGGAATATGAAGCTGTACGTGCACATAAAGAAGACTTATTAAGACTCGCTTATAAAAGATTTGAATTTAATGATGATTTTAAGCAGTTTGTGGAAAACAATAAATGGGTTGAGGGTTATGCATTATTTCGTACCTTTAAATTAACAAATGAGGGAAAGCCATGGACAGAGTGGCATGAGGAATATAAGGAGTTCCCTAAACATCAGTCTTTTGAATTATTACCTTTTGAAAAAGAAATCAATTATCAGGAGTTCCTACAGTACTATTTCTTTAAACAGTGGTATGCATTAAAGAAATATGCGAATGATCAGGGTATTATGATTATAGGGGATATGCCTATTTATGTAGGATTAGATAGTGCTGATTGCTGGTTGGATCAGGAAGACTTCTTATTAGAGGAAGATGGCACACCTTCATTTGTAGCAGGTGTACCACCTGATTATTTTAGTGAATTTGGACAGAGATGGGGTAACCCTATTTATGACTGGGATCATCTAGAAAAGACAAATTTCAAGTTCTGGATTGATAGAATTCATAGTGCAAATAAGCTTTATGATGAAGTACGTATTGATCATTTCCGTGGATTTGATACTTATTGGAAGATTCCAGCATCAGAACCTACTGCAGTAGTAGGGGAATGGGTCGAAGCACCAGGCTATGCACTATTTGACAAATTATTTGAAGAGTATCCAGATACACATATTCTTGCTGAAGATCTAGGATTATTAAGAGATGAAGTGTATGAACTAAGAGATCATTATAATTTCAAGGGTATGTATATCTTCCAGTTCCATTATAAGGATGAATTTGATTTTGATAAGGTTGTTGTATATAGCGGTACACATGATAATGATACATTAATGGGATGGTATAGTAATCTTGATGAAGATACAGCAAAGGAAGTAGATTTACTTCTTGAAGGTTATAAAGAACGTAAGAAACATCGTCAAATGATTCATTATTGTATGGATTTACCTGCTGAGTCTGTCATTATTCCTGTATGGGATCTTCTAGGAGAACCAGAAACATCACGTTTTAATACTCCAGGTACAATTGGATCTCCTAACTGGGAATGGAAGATGTCTCGCTTTACAGAATTAAATAAGGAAATGAAATTCATGAAGAAAATCATTCATGATACGAATCGAGATGAAACTCTATGA
- a CDS encoding lactate utilization protein: protein MDKNLLGMYDLKIERLKKALERNNMTCEVFNTEEELHDYFKTIFKDQKVVAVGGSMSLDEMHVLDLVRASDVKFLDRYAKGLTKEEINAIHHEAFNADIYLTSTNAMTTDGCLYNIDGNGNRVAAMIYGPKDVYVVAGVNKIFETEEEAIDHIKNVSAPANAIRLNRQTGCAVTGKCVNCMADQRICASYVKLARQRNKDRIHVIIMRQELGY, encoded by the coding sequence ATGGATAAGAATTTATTGGGTATGTATGATTTGAAAATTGAAAGATTAAAGAAAGCATTAGAAAGAAATAACATGACTTGTGAAGTATTTAATACTGAAGAAGAACTTCATGATTATTTTAAGACAATTTTCAAGGACCAAAAGGTAGTGGCAGTAGGTGGCTCTATGTCACTTGATGAAATGCATGTATTAGATTTAGTGCGTGCAAGTGATGTCAAGTTCCTTGATCGTTATGCTAAAGGATTAACTAAAGAAGAAATCAACGCAATACATCATGAAGCATTTAATGCGGATATTTATTTAACGAGTACCAATGCAATGACAACAGATGGCTGTTTATATAATATTGATGGCAATGGTAATAGAGTGGCCGCAATGATTTATGGACCTAAGGATGTTTATGTCGTTGCAGGTGTCAACAAGATCTTTGAAACAGAAGAAGAAGCCATTGATCATATAAAGAACGTGTCAGCACCAGCAAATGCAATCAGATTAAACCGTCAAACAGGCTGTGCTGTTACTGGTAAGTGTGTGAACTGTATGGCAGATCAAAGAATCTGTGCATCTTATGTCAAACTTGCACGTCAAAGAAACAAGGATAGAATTCATGTAATTATTATGAGACAGGAGTTAGGTTATTAA
- a CDS encoding cysteine hydrolase family protein, translated as MSKKLLVVVDYQNDFVDGALGFEKAPKIAPYIISLVKKYEEEGEDVWFTKDTHFNNYLETQEGKNLPVPHCISQTKGHELYGELQSLSRNHTVIEKNTFPSLMLANLLKDTAYEEVRVVGVVTDICVISNCIMIKSALPEALIEVDTKGCASFDENLEKAALTLLEKSLQVKVI; from the coding sequence ATGAGCAAGAAACTACTGGTTGTTGTAGATTATCAGAATGATTTTGTGGATGGTGCACTTGGATTTGAAAAAGCACCCAAGATTGCCCCTTATATCATTTCATTAGTAAAGAAATATGAAGAAGAAGGTGAAGATGTCTGGTTTACTAAAGATACACACTTTAATAACTATCTAGAAACACAGGAAGGTAAGAATTTACCTGTTCCTCACTGTATCTCGCAGACTAAAGGACATGAACTTTATGGAGAATTGCAGTCTTTAAGTAGAAATCATACAGTGATTGAAAAAAATACTTTCCCATCTTTAATGCTTGCGAACTTATTAAAGGATACAGCTTATGAAGAAGTAAGAGTAGTAGGAGTAGTGACTGATATTTGTGTTATTTCTAATTGTATTATGATTAAGAGTGCGCTTCCTGAAGCTTTAATTGAAGTAGATACAAAAGGATGTGCTTCTTTTGATGAAAACCTAGAAAAAGCAGCCTTGACATTATTAGAAAAGAGTTTACAGGTTAAAGTGATTTAG
- a CDS encoding branched-chain amino acid aminotransferase produces the protein MEIKVERAKTLKEKPDQSNLGFGKYFTDHMFVYDWDSEKGWHDARIVPYAPIQMDPATMVLHYAQETFEGLKAYRDPEGNVQLFRPEMNAKRMRNSNKRLCMAELPEEDFVEAVETLVKYEQDWIPTAPETSLYIRPFMFATEPGVGVHPANKYKFVIILTPVGNYYPEGVAPVKIWIEDEFVRAVKGGTGFTKCGGNYAGSLAAQVKAEEHGYTQVLWLDGQERKYVEEVGSMNIMFLINDTVVTAPLEGSVLPGVTRDSMLTILRDWGYKVEERHLSVDELMEAGRTGALKEAWGTGTAAVISPVGELCYKGEEVLINDFKTGELTQKLYDTLTGIQWGKLPDKFNWIHKVK, from the coding sequence ATGGAAATCAAAGTAGAAAGAGCAAAGACTCTTAAAGAAAAGCCAGATCAGTCAAATCTTGGCTTCGGTAAATATTTTACAGATCATATGTTTGTATATGATTGGGATTCAGAAAAAGGATGGCATGATGCACGTATTGTACCATATGCTCCAATTCAGATGGATCCAGCCACAATGGTTCTTCACTATGCACAGGAAACTTTTGAAGGATTAAAGGCTTATCGTGATCCTGAAGGAAATGTTCAATTATTCCGTCCAGAAATGAATGCAAAACGTATGAGAAACTCAAACAAACGTTTATGTATGGCTGAATTACCAGAAGAAGACTTCGTAGAAGCAGTAGAAACTCTTGTTAAGTATGAACAGGATTGGATTCCTACTGCACCTGAAACTTCTCTATATATTCGTCCATTCATGTTTGCGACTGAACCAGGTGTTGGTGTTCATCCAGCCAATAAATATAAATTTGTTATTATCTTAACACCAGTTGGAAACTATTATCCTGAAGGTGTTGCACCAGTTAAGATCTGGATTGAAGATGAATTTGTAAGAGCTGTTAAGGGTGGTACTGGTTTCACTAAATGTGGTGGTAACTATGCTGGTTCACTTGCTGCTCAGGTTAAAGCAGAAGAACATGGTTATACTCAGGTATTATGGCTAGATGGTCAGGAAAGAAAGTATGTTGAAGAAGTTGGTTCTATGAACATCATGTTCTTAATCAACGATACAGTAGTCACTGCACCTCTTGAAGGTTCAGTACTTCCAGGTGTTACAAGAGATTCTATGCTTACAATTCTTCGTGACTGGGGCTATAAAGTAGAAGAACGTCATCTAAGTGTTGATGAATTAATGGAAGCAGGACGTACTGGTGCTTTAAAAGAAGCTTGGGGTACAGGTACTGCAGCAGTTATTTCTCCAGTAGGTGAATTATGTTATAAGGGTGAAGAAGTTCTTATCAACGACTTCAAGACTGGTGAATTAACTCAGAAATTATATGATACTTTAACAGGTATCCAATGGGGTAAACTTCCAGATAAGTTCAACTGGATTCATAAAGTAAAATAA
- a CDS encoding citrate synthase encodes MDQNIKDCFKKSLDETAIPGELYKKYSVKKGLRNEDGTGVLVGLTNISDVVGYKKVDGEKVDDYGTLYYRGINVKDIVENGKGRRFLYEEVCFLILFGYLPNREELEHFKKMISDHYTLPERYLELNILGYPEKNLMNKLQREVLMLYSYDDDPDNVGVLETLYKGIDLIAKIPVIVSYTYQSKVHHFDKGSMIIHHQNYDYSIAEQILYLLRRDGTFSNKEAEVLNTALILHADHGGGNNSTFTNVVISSTGTDIYSAISGAIGSLKGPKHGGANLAVKKQMELVINEIGIQASELRIRQIVQDILDGDFNDHTGLIYGIGHAVYTLSDPRSEILAKQCEELSYEKFRHDEYEFYRKFSAIAIEEIYKRKGIHVCTNVDFYSGLVYDMLGIPEDLYTLLFVIGRTVGWVAHNIESKLYSGRIVRPATKFVGELKEYKNIEDR; translated from the coding sequence ATGGATCAGAATATAAAAGATTGTTTTAAAAAATCTTTAGATGAGACAGCTATCCCTGGTGAGCTTTATAAGAAGTATTCTGTAAAGAAAGGCTTACGTAATGAAGATGGTACTGGTGTATTAGTTGGTCTTACAAATATATCAGATGTAGTGGGGTACAAGAAGGTTGATGGTGAAAAAGTTGATGACTATGGTACATTGTATTATCGTGGTATCAATGTGAAAGACATTGTGGAAAATGGAAAAGGACGCCGTTTCCTCTATGAAGAAGTGTGCTTCTTGATTCTATTTGGCTATTTACCAAATAGAGAGGAATTGGAGCATTTTAAGAAGATGATTAGTGATCATTACACCTTGCCTGAAAGATACCTAGAATTAAATATTTTGGGCTATCCAGAGAAAAATCTCATGAACAAGCTACAAAGAGAAGTATTGATGCTTTATAGCTATGATGATGATCCAGACAATGTAGGCGTATTAGAAACATTATATAAGGGAATTGATTTGATTGCGAAGATTCCTGTTATTGTTAGCTATACATATCAATCAAAGGTCCATCATTTTGATAAGGGATCTATGATTATTCATCATCAGAATTATGATTATTCTATTGCTGAACAGATTTTATATTTATTAAGAAGAGATGGTACATTCTCAAATAAGGAAGCAGAAGTACTTAATACTGCACTTATTCTTCATGCAGACCATGGTGGAGGTAATAACTCTACATTCACAAATGTTGTTATATCTTCTACTGGTACAGATATTTATTCAGCTATTTCTGGTGCTATTGGTTCTCTAAAAGGTCCAAAGCATGGTGGGGCAAATTTAGCTGTTAAGAAGCAGATGGAACTTGTTATTAACGAAATTGGTATACAAGCTTCAGAACTTCGTATTAGACAGATAGTCCAGGACATCTTAGATGGGGACTTTAATGATCATACAGGACTTATTTATGGTATTGGACATGCCGTTTATACACTAAGTGATCCACGTAGTGAAATCTTAGCAAAACAATGTGAAGAACTATCATATGAAAAATTCAGACATGATGAATATGAATTTTATAGAAAATTCTCAGCTATTGCGATTGAGGAAATCTATAAAAGAAAAGGAATTCATGTTTGTACAAATGTCGATTTCTATAGTGGTTTAGTATATGATATGCTTGGTATTCCTGAAGATCTCTATACATTACTCTTTGTAATTGGAAGAACAGTAGGGTGGGTCGCTCATAATATTGAATCTAAGCTTTATAGTGGACGAATTGTTAGACCTGCCACTAAATTTGTGGGAGAACTTAAAGAATATAAAAATATCGAAGATAGATAG
- a CDS encoding HAD-IIB family hydrolase, whose product MDKKYFFFDIDGTLTDIKTGIPVASALETIKKLQDKGHFVAIATGRAYYKTKETAKMLGIHNLVSNGGAALIYNDELVTNSPLDREKALALIHEADEKGFGVLIAVNDSIDVVMKDERFIEQVGERQEPTRYILDKSLNYDDLKDIYKIYIAIPEDKEEELTLRDTVGHIRFVPPYLTYQHDAKEKGIIKMMEYLKADIKDVVVFGDGENDLVMFKKEWTSIAMGNGVEDLKKKADFVTKDSTDDGIEYACRHFGWID is encoded by the coding sequence ATGGATAAAAAATATTTTTTCTTTGATATTGATGGCACTTTGACAGATATTAAAACAGGTATTCCGGTAGCAAGTGCCTTAGAAACAATTAAAAAATTACAGGATAAAGGACATTTTGTCGCAATTGCGACAGGACGCGCCTATTATAAAACAAAAGAAACAGCTAAGATGCTAGGTATTCATAATCTTGTATCTAATGGAGGAGCTGCTTTGATTTATAATGATGAGTTAGTTACAAATAGTCCGTTAGACAGAGAAAAGGCTCTTGCACTTATTCATGAAGCAGATGAAAAAGGCTTTGGAGTATTAATTGCTGTTAATGATAGTATTGATGTCGTGATGAAGGATGAACGCTTTATTGAACAGGTAGGAGAAAGACAGGAACCAACTCGTTATATTCTTGATAAGTCATTAAACTATGATGATTTGAAGGATATCTATAAGATTTATATTGCAATTCCAGAAGACAAAGAAGAAGAACTTACTCTAAGAGATACAGTAGGTCATATCCGCTTTGTACCGCCTTATCTCACTTATCAGCATGATGCAAAAGAAAAAGGTATCATTAAGATGATGGAGTATTTAAAGGCTGATATTAAGGATGTTGTTGTTTTTGGTGATGGTGAGAATGATCTTGTTATGTTTAAGAAGGAATGGACATCTATTGCGATGGGTAATGGTGTAGAAGACTTAAAGAAAAAAGCAGATTTTGTCACAAAAGATTCTACTGATGATGGTATAGAGTATGCATGTCGTCATTTTGGATGGATTGATTAA